ATTAGCCAGCTCTGACACGCGCAAACCTGTTGAAAAAAGCAATTCCAAAATCGCTTTGTCTCTTTTTTTAATAACATCTTGGCCGTCTGTTTCTAACGGAGCTTCTAACAATTTTTCCAAGTCTTCTTTTTCTAAAAATTCAATTATATGCTCGCCCAATTTCGCGAGTTCTATTTTTTCAGGAGCCAAACTTTTTATGTCCCGCTTGGAAAGATATTTTAAAAAATTTCTCAACGCGATAAGATGATAATTTTGAGTTGATTTTTTTAAATTATCGCCTTTAAAATTTTTCTGCCGATTTAACCAAAGACGAAATTTTCTGACACTGTCCGTTGTTATTTCATCAGCTGATTTTATTTTCGTAAATTTTATAAATCTTTCTAAATAAAATCTATAATTGCGGACGGTCTTTAAAGAAGACCCTTTCTCAATTTCTAAATACTCCAAAAAATCATTTATTAAAATTTGTATTTCTGTTTTTAGTTTATTATTATTTTTATTCATATTTATAATTATAACTTTTATTATTATTTTTCCATAATTAAAATTTCGGACATAGTTATTTTTTTCTCTTTTTTAAAATCCTTCTAACCTCTTTGTCAAAATCAGATTGATATATTTGAACTATTAGGAATTTCCTAATAGTTATCTTTTCTTCTAATTCTTTTGCCTTATAAATATTTTTCAAATGCTCATTTATAGTGGGAATTTTCACATCAAAAAGTTTGGCTATTAACTT
This region of Patescibacteria group bacterium genomic DNA includes:
- the xerA gene encoding site-specific tyrosine recombinase/integron integrase, with protein sequence MNKNNNKLKTEIQILINDFLEYLEIEKGSSLKTVRNYRFYLERFIKFTKIKSADEITTDSVRKFRLWLNRQKNFKGDNLKKSTQNYHLIALRNFLKYLSKRDIKSLAPEKIELAKLGEHIIEFLEKEDLEKLLEAPLETDGQDVIKKRDKAILELLFSTGLRVSELANLTKESINLKKDEFTVRGKGNKPRIVFLSDQAKKYLKEYLEKRIDMSPFLFVRHDKASKRLSDKDELPLNARSIERLTLKYAKIAGLTKKVTPHIIRHSFATDLLANGADIRSVQTMLGHSSIATTQIYTHITNKRLKEIHKKFHNK